A region of the Antedon mediterranea chromosome 4, ecAntMedi1.1, whole genome shotgun sequence genome:
TAAGCTCCTAAcgattattaaattataattcgATCATTAAAATCGATATTTTGAGACGTGTATCGTCGATCAACCTATAGAAAAATATGTTCGGTTTTCACTTCCACGCTACGCAACGACGTAggcacaacgcaagtgagtttaCCAATCTCATTGGGTGATCCATCGCGTCGAATGGTGTAGGCAGTACAGTACTTGCGGCGCGAATGAGCCAGTACTTGCGGCGCGAATGGTCCAGTACTTGTGGCGCGAATAATCCAGTACTTGTGGCGCGAATGGTCCAGTACTTGTGGCGCGAATGGTCCAGTACTTGTGGCGCGAATAATCCAGTACTTGTGGCGCGAATAATCCAGTACTTGTGGCGCGAATGGTCCAGTACTTGTGGCGCGAATAATCCAGTACTTGTGGCGCGAATGGTCCAGTACGGTACTTGCCGCGCGCAGGTCCTTGCAAAAACCATGGCTATACAGAAAACTTCACGTCAACCAATAAATAACCACTCTAGGGTTCCAATGACGAAGAGAATAatctttacttttatttttgtatactaTTATTTCTTTAGCATTAAATATTACTTAATAATTTGATTTCTCAATTAAGTGCTACGTTTATAGGCTGATTATAACgggacaaataataatattaagccaCTATAATATCACGGTAACACGTATAATTTCAATTCACTAGTCGGTTAAAAACGATGCTTTGcacattaatattataagaaATAGTCTTCATGATATTAGTGGAGGCGACAACGCGAAACgataaactattattactacACATGCGCAATAAGGGGTGATGATAATTCAACATATTATTGACCTTATTATCGCTACACGATATAAATTGAATAATAGATATACGTTAGCTAGACAAAATAGTCAGTTATCCTACATGTGATAGGTGTCAACGAACACGTATAAATATGATTATCTAACGAGTAATCCATCTCATTTCTGTATTACATTGCTTTCATTTATCATAATACAAGGTGTAGATTTAAGCACGAGAGAAATTATGGAGATAAGAAACAAGAGCGAGCAACTTCAAGCAAAGTAAGGGGTTAATATgtctattattaaataatatggaGTCACATGTGAAAAACATATGACGTATTTTCACACAATTTGCCTAGATACAAATGAAGAATTACCGGTAAGTCGCAAACGTCGTGAAATAATATCCTTTAGGCTATTACTaagatataattatataatgattGGAAATAGATTTTTTGTAACACCTTTTACTTGGAATCATTAATCAGAtgaatattaaaagaaaatattataaagaaagtaaaaattacCTTTCGTTTCATTTATGggcataataattgttattccATATTCTATAGGCCTAACTACTACATTTGATAAGCCTATAAaatctgtatgtatgtatagtaatataaaacaaactacGAACATGTTGAGGTAAGCCATTAATTCATAATAATCATTTCAACTTTTTATTGGTGGTCacgaacattttttatttattcatttattgactacttttgaaacatttttcaTATATACTTGAAAGCTTATGTTTCTCCAGAATAAGTGcattctaattttaaaaaaactgtCATGTTTTTTCACTATGATGtatcttatgaaaataaattgaattgtatagtatacaaataatgtacagtaatgtaAAAGGTACATAAAGTCCTGGTTCCTATAAATTGTATCAAATCGTAATCCCTATGAGTtaggcatataggcctacccatacatttttaaaatgtcgaaAACAACCAGTAGGTTTCATCTAATCACAAAAATCAGTGGTTAAGATACGAACGAATAATAACTTAGAGTTCAATGATTCACAAAATATAGGCTACACGTTAACATTTCAGTACAGAATCTTGAAACAATGGTCATGTGCATCGAATTGTtctttttgtattatttgtatttaaatttcaataactATTTTATGCCTAGAAACAACGAGAAAGCTATCAAACAGATGTAACTTTGTTAACAAccttaatttcattttttcttttgtcgtgttattatttgtttaggAGAGCCAgaataaaatgtcaaaaaaaatACCGTTtattatagcaatattatttacaattgcAAGTTATCGACAgatgttttgattgaataaaagttttatattatttaactaGTTTTAATTGTCGCgtcttataggcctatactgtcCATGTTAAGAAAACCTTAACAAAAACGTCTTCGTTTTATTATTGACTGTGAGGAAATATAAATTGTATCTAGTTTGTTCGACGGTGATAATTTCTGTTAATAAACTTTATAACTCATTAACCGATAGTTAATTTCAAATTATCAAGAATACAAAATTGCTGGAACGTGATGATAGCTGATAAGCGTAAATTATTATACGAGGTACGTGTGAATGGAACGCGCATGTTCCTgcgtttgtttatttgtttgttcgTGTCTGCCACGAGGCCAAGACAAAAGCGGCTTTGTTGTACTGAAGCATCTGATATAATTTCATTGCAATTGCCTTTTGAATAGCACTTCGCCTCTATCATTTGTCAATTTGTTcggtttattgaattttaagccttttgtcaacacaaaaacGATGTTCTTGATAAAAGAGCATTGAAGCGTGACAGTGACCAATCAGCGCCTGGTGTAAAACTCATTAAGCGTGCATTTCGCTTGCTCTCATTCGCTGTTGTCTGTATACCACGTGTTCAGAATTACTCAAACTTAGGTGGTTCGAACCAATGGATAGTCACTCGATTCTATAGATTTAACAATGCTTTTCAATCTATTGGTTTACCTCTAAAACACAGTGAAACACTCTTCAACATCACAAAGTGTGCAACGTTTGTTGAGACACCACTTGTTTTCTCTTCAAAACTCAAAAGCCGGTTATTATCACTCAAGACAGTGCAAACTAAAGTATATTCGTTTCAGGTTTATTTAGGTAAGATTAAAGACAATTCTAATACTATTAATAAccaaattaacaatatttatattttctttaaccagtaataattgtttaattagtaatgttttaaaaatatttagcTGTAACgtaatgttttaattttgtttaaacaaaaattgttaaaGACATTCGTTTGTAAAATAACTTTTGCAAATATGTGGAGTTgatgttttcaattttttttaaagtaaaagtGATTAGAACTTGTGAGTCATCTGACACCTACGTTTTATTCAGGTAATGAAGCAAAACGGTTccattaatgatatttttttctctttactCACAGCGTTTGTTAACGGACCGACATCGAGTAACATCAGTTTTTACTCGCGGTTGATGACGGATCATAACACTACTAGGACACAAAATATCAAGTAATCGTTATACATATTCAGCATGAAGCCTTTAATATCAGACAGCCCAAGGGTTGAGGAAGTCACTACAGAAAGAGATCAAAACATGAACGTACCCGAGGACAGTGTTCAAATTGATGTTGAAAAATGTTCACATCACAATAAACAATCAACAATTATTGAAGAAAAAGTGGAAAACAGAGTACAGCCATCGAGTCCTGCAGAACCACAAAAAGCAACTACACAAGTTTCCTCATTCCTTATTAGAGACATTTTGGGTGATGTTGAACGAAAACGTGAAGTAAATAGGGACTTATTCGTATCAAAAAACTCATCATTTGTAAAACACTGTAAAGACATTGGTAACGAAACTGAAGACGCTCATGTAAGGTGTACGAAGCGACGGTATTCAGATATGGAAGACGACGAGGATGATGAGGGCGAGGACGACAGCGAAGACGATGATTCCGACTCAGGAGGTAGGCCTAACATTAATTTCATTCAATCATCTTGATAATCTAAGTGTTAATTagcatttaaaatgtataactatattttaacagtataggcctacacatatttggttttgtctatttttttaaaaaggaatttgataaattaaaatgtaatttagttttatttaaaatgatataatgATAGCAGTAGGCATCCATATAATTCTTTTAATAATAAGCTTTAAGATAGTGTAACAAGATATAACTATTCTTTAATATTGTTCTTTAGGCCTGTATTTAACATTGGAGAGATATAACAAGGGTTTTCACTTAAGCGCGCGCGGCATAGACATATATTAAATGCaacatttaaattgaaatttggcaatacaattacgttatgcatctaaattaaaataattatttaattgctgtataaatttaatgtttaacaAGAGTAGTGTTTGCTGTTACTAGTTTACAACAGGTTAACTAAACAAAACTTACCATATGTCATCAAACTTAAtctttaaaacataattattgtaattaattgaTGAAAACGAAAGCTACACATTttgatgtattttgttttgtttcgtaatttaaatatttttatttcaatacagtgctgcaaacaaaataatataaaacatgttGTCATGTTGCCAGATGTTAAAAcatcataataatttgtttaaataaaataaaacatattagcATTTAATTGCTTTAGTATATTATTCGTTcgcaaaataattaaatgtattaatgtaaATTCGTTATTCGTTAATACGGCATAGTGTATCTTATACGTTGTAATGTCGTACAGGCTTAACTTGTTCGAACCGCCGCATGTGTAAAGTACCGTACAGTTAGAGCGCGTAAGTCGTGATGAGCTTAGCACTGCTTCGGGGGTAACACGGCTGCAACAACATCGTATGCCTCATTTTTTATAGTCTGTTTATTTTCTTTGGAcaggataaaaaataataaaagcattgttcatatctaattaagttttaagaatattattatatacttaaTTCACACCTGAATAATTAGACTTTAATTGTGACTTTTAAACACTTTAAATGTGTGGATTGTGAACGCCTACAATTGATATAATGTGGGGAGATTAAGTGTTTTTATAACAGCctataaatacaacaaataaaataatatgtgcCAAAAATGATCAATAACTTGTTCTTATAAGAAAATGTTAGAATTATCACTCGCTTAATCTAATTCAAGGGCACACGGTAATTTAAGTTATTATACTAACtttatagttatttattttaagaaaattaactgaatttatttcactttattaATAGTTAAAGATAACGAAATTTCATCAAGCGACGGAACATCATCAAAATCGAAGAAACCACGCAAAGCCCGAACAGCTTTCACAGACCACCAACTCAACACACTTGAACGCAGCTTTGAACGGCAGAAATACCTGTCGGTACAGGATCGAATGGAACTAGCAGCAAGCCTGGGCCTAACTGATACACAAGTTAAAACGTGGTATCAAAATAGAAggtaatttaattgtttttgtttgtttgattagTAGTtctctaggcctaattaatattgAATCTAATCTGTTTCGTTTGAATTTGAACAAAATAGGATACCCAggataatttttaattatattttaattaataccaGCCTCAGTTATATGTACAGTCaacatatataggcctaactaagcAAACATTTTCCTATCCCTAATCTAATTTTTTGTAATGAAAATGTTTCTTGAAACGTATTAACATGaatgaaaaaatatgtttaatcaTTATGCATTCTAACAATGATAATATTTTCCTACACTTGTTCAGTCCAATAATTATTTCGTTAAGATGGTacaatgaatttttttttctaaaatcgTCACCGCGTTACACAGTTTGATACGCGCGCGTTCAAAGTTTGATAATAAATTAACGCGCGCGACCAATTTGTATCTCTtctgttttcaaaattacgaTGTAAAAAATTCTCACCTAAAAATTGTGTTATTCTTGTAAAATACTTCAACAAAAATTGAAGGTTCTAAAATAGCATGAACAAACATTAACATGGGCTATCATAAATGTAACTCTATATTATGCAAACGGTTGAAAAGCAATAAGCTCAAATATGAACAGTATCATGAAGTATTTTACGTCCAACCCTTGTAAAAATATACCACACGTTATTCCCCTGCGAGTTCAGACATATTAGTTGTAATAAAAGTTCTATAGACGCGAACAAATTGCCTTGGGAAAACAAATTGGTATCGTTTCCGATGTTAAACCGTAAGTTTAATAGTACTCATACCTGTACACGTAAACAAAATATCGTTATATTTTTATTGGCCTCGAACAAATAGATATTATAGGCTGTACTGTTTATTTAGACCTAAGTTTGGGTTTAAAGTATTTATCGCTCTATTATGGACTAAATGTTTCCAATAGATCCCTTGCGACCTGTAAATCCCATATATTCTCAGTGAAAAATGATACACACCAACAAGCCTAGAGACATGTACAACTTGAGTAAATCCTTCAACAATAGGTAGTAAATCGTACCTTTAGAATGAGCAAAatgtttcttttcttctttaGTTCCCTGAAGCAAATTATAGTGTTCACAGGTGTTACACTATAAACAGGGCGGCTTAGTTATAACAAGTTTTATACAAGGAATAACTGAGTACATATAAAGTagaattttatattgtaaataagTCAAAACACAGAATATACACTACAAAAACACATTGCCAAAATGGAAAATTATTACAGTCGTGTACATaatcaaatatatataatttgtccATATTTTTCAAGGggataggtaggcctacagtggaGGAGACATATACCATAACGTAAaccattttaataaaaaaaacacattaacattttgaattttattacACGGAAATGTTATAAACATTGTCTAGGCCGATACGTTTGTAAATGTGAATCCACTCTCAACACGCTTGGATTGTCTCgcaataatacagtattgtagTACTTAATGGTCAcagtaattatattaataatcttAAAGTAATCCTTAATTCGTTATGACCTAAAGCAGCACACTGGATATCAGTTATATCGACAAACACAGAAGATAAATAATGAGGTGTTAAAAGGAATAATGATAAAGATAGTGTCATGAATGACAAATCATTATCTATCGCCACGAACATCTTATACATAAACTGAGTGATTGAATTTAGAATTAGAAGCGAGTTAAAGTTCAAACTTCTCAGAGAGATAATCGCGATTGGTATTGTTTAGTTattaaatcaatacatttgatTATAATATTGAGTATACGACGAACGatttacgcgcgcgtacaaaatgTGTACTGCTATTATCAGcgtttgtacgcgcgcgtataTTTCGTTGTGGGGTCAACGAATTTTGATGTAAACTTTAAGACGACAGTAGGTCAAATTATTCGTGTTTAAATTTGTCACCATAAATTTTAACAAATGTTGCTATTTATTCTTGCAGGACAAAATGGAAACGACAAACACAAGTCGGTCTCGAACTTCTAGCAGAAGCCGGTAACTACTCGTCAATGCACCGTCTGTTTGCACCACCATTCTACTACCACCCAACGCAAGGCATCATCTCAAACATGGACGGCTTATACAGCATCCATCACGGACAGAGACCAGTTTTTCCCAGAGTATTCTTACACGGACTACAACAACACGTTAACCACCTACCACTAACACCGAAAGCAATCCACCCGCACTCATCTCATTAGAGACAGTCTAAAtagtttttaactttttttaaaatttattatttgaattaaaattgGCTTTTATAAACGTTTAAATTCCAATTTAAAATACCACGAACGCGTTTCCACCATGTATTGTTGCATATTGAAATAATTGTGTTGCGTTGAGCAGCACATTCCATAAAGTGCTGCTAAAACACATCCGCGGCGTGCCATACACGTCAGCATTTATTGTACATGCGCTCGACGCAACACGCGTAAATCAAACAGTGTGcaacaaacttaatttgatATATAAATAAGATAATTTTTTTCCTAATTACTAGTGTCCAGTTGATTACTATTCGATTATAAGCtttagtttaatttgttttaggtATCTACAACCGTTTGAATCCTAGCTTACTAATTACTCAATGGCAATCTGATCTTGGCTAATTTAAGTAGCTGTGAAGTTAACGTGATCGAAATTATAAATAAGATTCGAGTTGATTGATGAAGAGTGTCTTGATGACGATAATGATGTATTGATCATTCGAAGAGACAAAAAtagacgcgcgcgtacaaaaacTGTATCAATTTCCTCAGCATTTGTACGCGCATGTCAAATTGTGTGTcaacaaacttaattttgaACTGGGACCTAACGAAAGTAGAGTTATCTACTAAACATTTTCACAAACTTTCAGAAAAATAGTCctctaaaaataattaataattataaataggtTATTTATGTTTcatattgtttataatattgtatatcaatGACCTATCAATAGCACATCAATGTAAAGGTCACGTGAACATTCATGCGTATCATTTACATATTTATGTCACaagtattataattaatttatcttgttttattttattttgcttcAGCCGTTCGCTGAATTAAATCAAAGCctgaaatattttgtttgtaaaaagtGTACAGATAGAAATTACGTAAATCATTCCTTGGGATATTTTTCCAATAGAACACAGAGTTTAAAGTTCAGATTTCAGAGTTAAAATTTACTGATATCaagttaaaaaattattttggcAATACTCAAAATGTCAAGACTTGTTAGCGTACGTTCCCATTACAACTTTTAACACATTCTGTACCTACTCGATGTAAACGCGTTAAAATGAATATAGTGTGAACACACGttaataaaactttttaacaatattGGGTATTTAACATAGGCAAACATTTTAAACggatttaaatttgttaatcaGGTCGTTTCAGTCGATAAATATGCATAACCTATATTTTTAATCTGCTATATTCACCATATTTTCAATTTCGAATTTCTGTAAATTACCTAAAACTGGGTGTCTATCGTTTCGATGACCCGGATTGCGTTAAATACCGTCCCAGTTACATAAGTTGAATACAACTTTAACCATCTAAAAACAATTAACTGTTAGTAAAGAATTCACTATATTTAAATTCTAATTCAATTCGGATCGATTTTAGCAACTCTCGATGCGaaattaatatgaataaatacataGTGTTTATTAGACACTGTAATATGGGTGTTAAAATCATCTTTATAATTGACTGGGCGAACTGAGTCGAATACATTAgttcatctttaaaaaatgcaaacATCGACCACTTTTATGATTAGAGATTTGATATGTtgcaatatatttaaaaatatatcattttattttaaccaaaatagTGACAAACTATATTAATTTCAACTAAATAAGTGTTGTAAGGAACAAACATGTTTGTCAACACAATGAATAGAAACAATTGCAGTATTGTATCACTCTTGATTTGAACTCTGATGTtatatataaatagtatatgTGTCCTTGTTATATAGCGTGTAAAtatattatgaattattattattataaacgcgaaagattatttgtttttatagaatTGTTTTTGTCGTTAATTGATGGtgataatgtttaattatttataaaatatttcacagattttaataaaacattatcaaacaaattataaaagtatTGTCCGTTTCTTTTTAATGTATTAACGCCTCAGAAACCGAAGTTGGGGTGAGTGAATGAGACATAGTGTGGCAAACAGATACATAGGCGATAGGATTAAATAGCATTTATCCATGGGTACACGAGCCACGTGTGCGGACAACATAAACTGTGAACGGGGTGAGATGCAGTAGTACATGGGTCACGTAGTGTGGACAGTggtttaatatataatatagaaaCTTTGAAGGAAGTGAGATGCAGCATGCGTCATGTAGTGTGGACAGTGGTTTAATATATAACATAAACTGTGAACGGGGTGAGATCCAGTACATGAGCCACCATAGTGGGGACAATAATATACAGAAACTGAAGGGAGTGAGACCCAGTAAATTAGTCACGTAGTGTGGACAGTGGTTTAATATACAGGCAATAAAGGGGGAAGATCCGGTACATGAGTCACGTACGTGTGGACAATGGTTTAGTATACAGAAACTGAAGGGAGTGAGATCCAGTAAATCAGTCACGTAGTGTGGACAGTGGTTTAATATACAGAAAATAAAAGGGGGAAGATCCGGTACATAAGCCAcgtacgtttagacaatgtacAGAAAAAAGGCTGCGAGCATGTTTGTGGACAAGTAAAGCAATAGGAAGAAGAGATACCAAATGTCACAATTGaattttataagaaaataatattgaagtTTCACCAAGCCTCAAGTCAAATGGTTGTAGCAACGAAGAGGGCGTTATTTAACTTAATTTGAACAGAACGCCTTTGTTAGCCTAGAACATAGAAAAACCGCAGATTTGCACGGAGTGCATTGCCGAgtttaaatgtttaaacaattgttttgaatctaaataaaaaaatatccacaGAAAAGACAttactaaaattaataatattataaagtactgTAATTCCTATAAATGGCATCtaacaaaacaacattttagTAATAAGTAAAGAATAACAGAAGACTAAAGGAAGGCGGGTCAAACTATATCGATTTCGACAAAAATGACGAGAAAAATCAGTAACAGTTTCGTTTTACAAGTTGCtaaataaaagatgaaattGCAACATCCATTATGACACCAAACTGTCTCAATGTTGACGCGCGCGTACTAAATGTGTCATCAGTATTTGAACGCACATGTTAAATGCTAATAAGTCCTTTTTGGATACAAAAAGTAGACGCGCGCGTACCACAATCACACTGTTGTTATCAACACTATGGAATTTTTCTCTGCAATGTGACTTGTTTGTCGTTAAAACTACGAAATATTctttcagtaggcctaataataaccAATCATGAGGCGGCCCTGTGGGATAGCGAAATATTGCTGCCTACACAGCTCATGTTTCTTACACTGATATCACACTATCATCAATATTATTCAGAATTCGGAATAGTATCACAGCACATTAATAAGAAATGACCACTGATATAAAACGTATGATACTAATGCGACAAAAAACAATACACGCGGCAGATTGTACACGAATGTTAAGATAGGCTTttattttttaggcctagctatatataacattttatttttgatacATAAAAACAgacattttgtataaaaatgtatacttgTAATCACTTAATACAGACTATTGTTTTGTGACAGCAATGTCGCGTGAACTATCTTACAGAATGTTTGGGTTTTGTTTATGAAGAAATGACCAGCGGGATAAACTTGATactaatatgatgatgatgaatatgaTGATACTAATAATGCGACAGAATACTCATGTATACGAATGTTAAgctaaactagtttgacaaaaaagtgtgatgtgcccaaatatggtagtgacatcatcatgtccatttttgtcacataaagtttgatagtgtagacaaagctttagaaaataggcttttattttatgtacattttgtataacaaacaatgtatactgtttttatacagtaaaaagTGTCACCTGAACTATCTTTAAactgaatgttttttttaaatccactCGATAAGGTCTACtggtatttcaatttaatattattattaatattattatttcaattttaattattttgttgttttcaaAAAACTTTTTACTTAATGATGGATACTGCTTTTACTGCATAGCGCGCGCTAAACACATGTTTAATTACCCataatttaacaaatattttatataataagaaAATTCcacataaattatatttcataaattCATGTGAACATGGCATAATAgcctatttaattattataatacacgGTTTCAAAAAAACGCTTTGCCCTATAATGAATTACGTTAGAAACTTGTTAATTGTAAAAAGTATAGTGTAAATTGAGAAGTTGAACAAGAAAATTTCAGATTAAAAGTCAAGTCAAAATTAACGTTTATTTCTCTTTAagttaacaataataaattacaataatttgaTTAAACTAAGAGGGGCAAAATGACAAAAAAGTAAAGCTTGTCAGAGGCAGTCTGAAACTGAAAAAGAAGTTCATTGAAAGTTGGTATGGagtaaaaacaaaacagtatTGTATTTGCAACGTCATCAGTTTATTTAGTTAGGTAGAAGataccaaaatattttaatatgaatGACAAAAATacttatacattatttataaaagaaacgttttttgttgttgatgttaaTAAAAGTATTACAACGATAATGAAAAACACATAATTAGAAACTAATTCCTTCATCATGATATTCTAATCTTACAAATATACTACAAAACTGGACAGGTTTTAGATTGCGCGGACTGAATAAACTCGACATGCATATAATGTTCATGTAATTAATAATTCACGGATAACTATCCGCATTGTTGATTAATTTAGCGAGGTAGCTTTGCAGTCGTGTTACACTAACACCTTTAAGGCATCCAACTGCAATATGATCATTTTCTGTGATGAATCGACTGATCACTGTTGTTAATTCCAATTGTTTCTTAGCCGACGTGTTGTGTCAAATTACAGGCGATATCAAACGCGCGCCTTTTGATCCGTGTGAGCTCGTTCACACTGCGGTTATTTACGCGTTTCAGTTGACCAATAAAACTTCGAGCTTGTTCACATTAGCGGCTTACATGATTGCGTCATCAAGCTGTGTCTACGCATTTACGTCAATCATTGCTAAGCTTTTCGCTGGTGCACAACGTTCACACTAAAGTAGAGTTGTCATGTTTACGTTGTCAAACACTAAAGCAGTGTTTCCATCTTGGCGAAAAT
Encoded here:
- the LOC140047344 gene encoding barH-like 1 homeobox protein — translated: MKPLISDSPRVEEVTTERDQNMNVPEDSVQIDVEKCSHHNKQSTIIEEKVENRVQPSSPAEPQKATTQVSSFLIRDILGDVERKREVNRDLFVSKNSSFVKHCKDIGNETEDAHVRCTKRRYSDMEDDEDDEGEDDSEDDDSDSGVKDNEISSSDGTSSKSKKPRKARTAFTDHQLNTLERSFERQKYLSVQDRMELAASLGLTDTQVKTWYQNRRTKWKRQTQVGLELLAEAGNYSSMHRLFAPPFYYHPTQGIISNMDGLYSIHHGQRPVFPRVFLHGLQQHVNHLPLTPKAIHPHSSH